From a region of the Phragmitibacter flavus genome:
- the vccB gene encoding Verru_Chthon cassette protein B, whose translation MKLKTLSTMATSAFRLSSKGFSLAEVAIAVAIAATGLVTLLGIIPAGLDSVRGAGETTSSARIASQVIGEIQLSDWGSKSGEGASARWSNLETMIDKRWFYDDQANPISSVGGSSSAMQYRLAYVVRVRPAVSPQVYLPGAASANENMKAVLVDVAISPKATFDFANPQSYRTYPAVLTRQFSKG comes from the coding sequence ATGAAATTGAAGACTCTATCAACGATGGCCACAAGTGCCTTTCGCCTTAGCTCGAAGGGATTTAGCCTCGCGGAGGTTGCCATCGCAGTTGCGATTGCGGCTACCGGATTGGTTACCTTGCTGGGCATTATCCCGGCAGGGTTGGACTCCGTTCGCGGCGCAGGAGAAACCACTTCGTCTGCCCGAATCGCCAGCCAGGTGATTGGGGAGATTCAGCTGTCGGACTGGGGATCGAAGTCCGGGGAGGGGGCGTCCGCCCGGTGGAGCAATCTGGAAACAATGATCGACAAAAGATGGTTTTATGACGACCAGGCCAATCCGATCAGTTCAGTGGGAGGCAGTTCTTCAGCCATGCAATATCGATTGGCTTACGTTGTAAGAGTGCGACCCGCCGTTTCACCGCAGGTCTATTTGCCGGGTGCCGCTTCTGCGAACGAGAACATGAAGGCCGTATTGGTCGATGTCGCCATCTCTCCGAAAGCAACATTTGACTTCGCCAATCCACAGTCTTACCGGACCTACCCCGCTGTTTTGACCCGGCAATTCTCGAAAGGCTAA